One part of the Desulfonema ishimotonii genome encodes these proteins:
- a CDS encoding phospholipase D-like domain-containing protein, with product MELINWLLVLLYLVLALPGAGHALLFKRDPRSALGWITVCLMFPLAGPIFYFMLGINRIQTRARKLESDSPFRIRGGNHCGDYISAFQIPPPLDEISRMADAIVTRTLVCGNRIEPLCNGEAAYPAMLAAIEQAENYVFLSSYIFETNATGLAFIAALNRAKNRGVDVKVILDGFGELYSVPRAGTLLRKNGIRFARFLPPKLFPPTLRINLRNHRKILVTDGRVGFAGGMNIGDRHLAEKRDNPKRVADLHFRLTGPIVSQIEQVFLEDWRFTTREHLTPGPVCPVERDNTICRAIVDGPNVRIDRLDMLLICAVSSARREVLIMTPYFLPSPELVAAMHAAALRGVAVRVLLPEKNNLPVVHRATMNLLPDLLERGIEVRFQPPPLSTPSSLWWIVIMPTSDRPTSTPGASASISK from the coding sequence ATGGAGCTGATCAACTGGCTGCTGGTGCTGCTATACCTGGTTCTGGCCCTGCCCGGAGCGGGCCATGCCCTGCTGTTCAAACGTGATCCCCGGTCCGCCCTGGGGTGGATTACGGTCTGTCTGATGTTCCCCCTGGCCGGTCCGATATTCTATTTTATGCTGGGGATCAACCGGATTCAGACCCGCGCCCGGAAGCTGGAGTCGGATTCGCCGTTCCGCATCAGAGGCGGAAACCACTGCGGGGACTATATTTCGGCCTTTCAGATTCCCCCGCCCCTGGACGAAATTTCCCGCATGGCCGACGCCATCGTCACCCGCACCCTGGTCTGCGGCAACCGTATCGAGCCGCTCTGCAACGGCGAAGCGGCGTATCCGGCCATGCTGGCGGCCATCGAACAGGCTGAAAACTACGTCTTTCTCTCCTCCTATATCTTTGAGACCAACGCCACAGGGCTTGCGTTTATCGCGGCCCTGAACCGGGCCAAAAACCGGGGCGTGGACGTGAAGGTCATTCTGGACGGCTTCGGAGAACTCTATTCCGTGCCGCGGGCCGGGACGCTCCTCCGAAAAAACGGGATACGCTTTGCACGGTTTCTGCCGCCCAAACTCTTCCCTCCCACCCTCCGCATCAACCTCCGCAATCACCGGAAAATCCTGGTGACCGATGGCCGGGTCGGATTTGCAGGGGGGATGAACATCGGCGACCGCCATCTGGCCGAAAAACGGGATAACCCGAAACGGGTTGCGGACCTCCACTTCCGGCTGACCGGTCCCATTGTCTCCCAGATCGAGCAGGTCTTTCTGGAAGACTGGCGCTTTACCACCCGGGAACACCTCACGCCGGGGCCGGTCTGCCCGGTTGAGCGGGATAACACCATCTGCCGGGCCATTGTGGACGGGCCGAATGTCAGAATAGACCGGCTCGACATGCTGCTGATCTGCGCGGTCTCCTCGGCCCGGCGGGAGGTGCTGATCATGACACCCTATTTTCTCCCGTCGCCTGAACTGGTTGCGGCCATGCATGCTGCCGCCCTGCGGGGGGTGGCCGTCCGGGTGCTGCTGCCGGAGAAGAACAACCTGCCGGTGGTCCACCGGGCCACCATGAATCTGCTGCCGGACCTGCTGGAGCGCGGCATAGAAGTCCGGTTTCAGCCCCCCCCTTTGTCCACACCAAGCTCTTTGTGGTGGATCGTCATTATGCCCACATCGGATCGGCCAACCTCGACACCCGGAGCCTCCGCCTCAATTTCGAAATGA
- a CDS encoding phospholipase D-like domain-containing protein, with protein MDRHYAHIGSANLDTRSLRLNFEMIVEIYSRTTAETLVAHFEEQAERSREMTLRELEARSLLTRMRDALCWLFTPYL; from the coding sequence GTGGATCGTCATTATGCCCACATCGGATCGGCCAACCTCGACACCCGGAGCCTCCGCCTCAATTTCGAAATGATCGTCGAGATCTACAGCCGGACAACGGCAGAAACCCTGGTGGCGCATTTTGAAGAACAGGCGGAACGGTCGCGGGAGATGACGCTTCGGGAGCTGGAGGCCCGCTCACTGCTGACCCGGATGCGGGACGCCCTGTGCTGGCTCTTTACGCCCTATTTGTGA